A genomic window from Punica granatum isolate Tunisia-2019 chromosome 2, ASM765513v2, whole genome shotgun sequence includes:
- the LOC116194865 gene encoding protease Do-like 1, chloroplastic, translated as MAAASPAHSLLCSVSRSSTPRPSARFFPSSSSSISKSFPSRTSTSAAAASPVLSFLHQGGNNFSLARNNADDDDPSWLHKLLLTTCASVALSLSLFVADVDQASAFVVTTPRKLQTDELATVRLFQENTPSVVYITNLAVKQDAFTLDVLEVPQGSGSGFVWDKEGHVVTNYHVIRGASDLKVTLADQSTYDAKVVGFDQDKDVAVLRVDAPKEKLRPIPIGVSADLLVGQKVYAIGNPFGLDHTLTTGVISGLRREISSAATGRPIQDVIQTDAAINPGNSGGPLLDSSGSLIGINTAIYSPSGASSGVGFSIPVDTVGGIVDQLVKYGKVTRPILGIKFAPDQSVEQLGVSGVLVLDAPANGPAGKAGLLPTKRDAYGRLILGDIITSVNGKKVTNGSDLYRILDQCEVGDTVTVEVLRGDHKEKIPVTLEPKPDQS; from the exons atggCGGCAGCTTCTCCTGCCCACTCCCTCCTCTGTTCAGTCTCCCGCTCTTCCACTCCCAGACCCTCCGCCAGATTcttcccctcctcctcctcctccatctccaaATCTTTCCCCTCCAGAACCTCCACCTCCGCCGCTGCCGCCTCCCCCGTCCTCTCCTTCCTCCACCAGGGCGGCAACAACTTCTCCCTCGCCCGGAACAACGCCGACGACGACGACCCCAGTTGGCTCCACAAGCTCTTGCTGACCACATGCGCCTCCGTGGCCTTGTCGCTCTCCCTGTTCGTCGCCGATGTCGACCAGGCCTCCGCCTTCGTGGTCACCACCCCGCGGAAGCTCCAGACCGATGAGCTCGCCACGGTCCGGCTCTTCCAGGAGAACACGCCCTCCGTCGTCTACATCACCAACCTCGCCGTCAA GCAGGATGCCTTTACCTTGGATGTTCTTGAAGTTCCGCAAGGTTCGGGATCGGGTTTTGTGTGGGATAAGGAGGGTCACGTTGTCACCAACTATCATGTGATTCGCGGCGCTTCTGATCTCAA AGTCACTCTTGCTGATCAGTCAACTTATGATGCAAAAGTGGTCGGATTTGACCAAGACAAGGATGTTGCTGTGTTGCGCGTGGATGCACCCAAAGAGAAGCTCAGACCGATCCCCATTGGTGTGTCTGCGGATTTGCTTGTCGGCCAGAAAGTTTATGCTATTGGGAACCCA TTTGGACTTGACCACACTCTCACGACTGGCGTTATTAG CGGTCTCCGCAGAGAGATCAGTTCTGCCGCCACGGGCCGTCCTATACAAGATGTGATTCAGACAGATGCTGCAATTAATCCCGGCAACAGTGGAGGCCCACTTCTCGATAGTTCCGGAAGCCTTATCGGTATAAACACCGCGATATATTCTCCATCTGGGGCATCCTCAGGTGTTGGATTCTCAATTCCCGTTGACACG GTAGGTGGCATAGTGGATCAGCTGGTAAAGTACGGGAAGGTCACAAGACCAATCTTGGGCATCAAATTTGCACCCGATCAATCTGTGGAGCAACTAGGGGTAAGTGGAGTTCTTGTGTTGGATGCCCCAGCTAATGGTCCTGCCGGTAAAGCG GGCTTACTACCAACGAAACGTGATGCATATGGAAGGCTTATTTTGGGAGACATCATAACATCTGTAAATGGGAAGAAGGTCACTAACGGGAGTGATCTGTATAGGATTCTTGACCAATGTGAAGTGGGTGACACG GTGACGGTGGAAGTTTTGCGGGGAGATCACAAAGAGAAGATACCTGTAACTCTTGAACCGAAGCCCGATCAGTCATGA
- the LOC116194867 gene encoding carbonic anhydrase 2-like isoform X2, whose protein sequence is MEGYPLEASTKALALERPGSFDPVEAIKHGFLHFKREKFDKFPEFYEELAKGQNPKFMVFACSDSRVNPSHVLNFHPGDAFSFRNIANMVPPYDQTRYSGVGAALEYGVKHLGVECILVFGHSLCGGIEGLMSLPADGSTSTDFIQDWVKIGLPAKNKVLAEHENEPFPIQCKHCEKEAVNTSLANLLSYPFVRDRLIKGTLALKGGYYDFVHGRFDLWGLEFRVHHDLSI, encoded by the exons ATGGAGGGGTACCCATTGGAGGCATCAACTAAAGCTTTGGCTTTGGAGAGGCCAGGGTCCTTCGACCCTGTGGAGGCCATTAAACATGGCTTCCTCCACTTCAAGAGGGAGAAATTCGA CAAATTCCCTGAATTCTACGAAGAACTAGCCAAAGGTCAGAATCCCAAG TTTATGGTCTTTGCATGCTCGGATTCTCGAGTCAACCCGTCCCACGTCCTCAATTTCCATCCCGGCGACGCTTTCTCTTTCAGAAACATAGCCAACATGGTCCCACCTTATGATCAG ACTAGGTACTCCGGAGTCGGGGCTGCCCTCGAATATGGAGTAAAGCACCTCGGG GTTGAGTGCATTCTTGTATTTGGGCACAGTCTCTGTGGCGGCATAGAGGGCCTCATGTCCCTTCCGGCCGATGGGTCCACATCCAC TGATTTCATCCAAGATTGGGTCAAAATTGGTTTACCTGCCAAAAACAAGGTCCTAGCAGAACATGAAAATGAGCCATTCCCGATTCAGTGTAAACACTGTGAGAAG GAGGCAGTGAACACATCGTTAGCGAACCTGCTGAGCTACCCTTTTGTCAGGGACAGGTTGATAAAGGGGACTCTGGCACTGAAGGGGGGCTACTACGACTTTGTCCACGGACGTTTCGATCTCTGGGGGCTCGAGTTCAGGGTCCATCATGACCTCTCCATATGA
- the LOC116194869 gene encoding carbonic anhydrase 2-like isoform X1, with amino-acid sequence MSTAPAASLNGLCLSSSHLRQPSSASFRPSISARLGSSSTSPSLPTLIRNKPVLTTPAPVINPVNWSDDMSGKDYEEAIEALKKLLHEKGDLKATAAMKVEQITAELQSTSSDGNPFNPVERIKEGFIHFKREKYEKNPALYGELAKGQSPKFMVFACSDSRVCPSHILHFQPGEAFVVRNVANMVPPYDQTKYSGVGAAIEYAVLHLKVEYIFVIGHSACGGIKGLMSFPYDGSSSTDFIEDWVKIGAPAKAKVLSAHRDKPFGDQCTNCEKEAVNVSLGNLLTYPFVRDGLVNKTLGLKGGYYDFINGSFELWGLEFGLSSSFSVKDVATILHWKLY; translated from the exons ATGTCGACCGCTCCTGCTGCTTCCCTTAACGGCCTTTGCCTCTCTTCCTCCCACCTCCGCCAGCCCTCTTCCGCCTCTTTCCGCCCCTCCATCTCCGCCAGGCTCGGCTCTTCCAGCACTTCCCCCTCCCTCCCTACCCTCATCCGGAACAAGCCCGTCCTCACCACCCCTGCTCCCGTCATCAACCCCGTCAACTGG AGTGACGACATGTCGGGGAAGGACTATGAGGAGGCCATCGAAGCCCTCAAGAAGCTTCTTCA TGAGAAGGGGGACCTGAAAGCCACAGCAGCAATGAAGGTTGAGCAAATAACAGCGGAGTTGCAGTCAACCTCATCTGACGGCAATCCCTTCAACCCTGTCGAGAGGATCAAGGAAGGCTTCATCCACTTCAAGAGGGAGAAATACGA GAAGAACCCTGCCTTGTACGGTGAACTAGCTAAGGGCCAGAGCCCTAAG TTCATGGTGTTTGCATGCTCGGACTCTCGGGTCTGCCCGTCCCACATCCTTCACTTCCAGCCCGGAGAGGCTTTCGTCGTCAGAAATGTTGCTAACATGGTCCCTCCCTATGATCAG ACTAAGTACTCTGGAGTCGGAGCTGCCATCGAATATGCAGTCTTGCACCTCAAG GTTGAATACATCTTTGTCATCGGACACAGCGCCTGCGGTGGCATTAAGGGGCTCATGTCTTTCCCCTACGATGGAAGCTCCTCAAC TGATTTCATTGAGGACTGGGTCAAGATCGGGGCGCCTGCCAAAGCCAAGGTCCTGTCTGCGCACCGTGACAAACCATTCGGCGACCAGTGCACTAACTGCGAGAAG GAGGCCGTGAATGTATCGCTCGGGAACTTGCTGACATACCCATTCGTGAGGGACGGCCTGGTGAACAAGACGCTCGGCCTGAAGGGAGGCTACTACGACTTCATTAACGGATCATTCGAGCTCTGGGGCCTCGAGTTCGGCCTGTCTTCCTCCTTCTCT GTGAAAGATGTGGCCACAATACTGCATTGGAAGCTCTATTGA
- the LOC116194869 gene encoding carbonic anhydrase 2-like isoform X2 yields the protein MSGKDYEEAIEALKKLLHEKGDLKATAAMKVEQITAELQSTSSDGNPFNPVERIKEGFIHFKREKYEKNPALYGELAKGQSPKFMVFACSDSRVCPSHILHFQPGEAFVVRNVANMVPPYDQTKYSGVGAAIEYAVLHLKVEYIFVIGHSACGGIKGLMSFPYDGSSSTDFIEDWVKIGAPAKAKVLSAHRDKPFGDQCTNCEKEAVNVSLGNLLTYPFVRDGLVNKTLGLKGGYYDFINGSFELWGLEFGLSSSFSVKDVATILHWKLY from the exons ATGTCGGGGAAGGACTATGAGGAGGCCATCGAAGCCCTCAAGAAGCTTCTTCA TGAGAAGGGGGACCTGAAAGCCACAGCAGCAATGAAGGTTGAGCAAATAACAGCGGAGTTGCAGTCAACCTCATCTGACGGCAATCCCTTCAACCCTGTCGAGAGGATCAAGGAAGGCTTCATCCACTTCAAGAGGGAGAAATACGA GAAGAACCCTGCCTTGTACGGTGAACTAGCTAAGGGCCAGAGCCCTAAG TTCATGGTGTTTGCATGCTCGGACTCTCGGGTCTGCCCGTCCCACATCCTTCACTTCCAGCCCGGAGAGGCTTTCGTCGTCAGAAATGTTGCTAACATGGTCCCTCCCTATGATCAG ACTAAGTACTCTGGAGTCGGAGCTGCCATCGAATATGCAGTCTTGCACCTCAAG GTTGAATACATCTTTGTCATCGGACACAGCGCCTGCGGTGGCATTAAGGGGCTCATGTCTTTCCCCTACGATGGAAGCTCCTCAAC TGATTTCATTGAGGACTGGGTCAAGATCGGGGCGCCTGCCAAAGCCAAGGTCCTGTCTGCGCACCGTGACAAACCATTCGGCGACCAGTGCACTAACTGCGAGAAG GAGGCCGTGAATGTATCGCTCGGGAACTTGCTGACATACCCATTCGTGAGGGACGGCCTGGTGAACAAGACGCTCGGCCTGAAGGGAGGCTACTACGACTTCATTAACGGATCATTCGAGCTCTGGGGCCTCGAGTTCGGCCTGTCTTCCTCCTTCTCT GTGAAAGATGTGGCCACAATACTGCATTGGAAGCTCTATTGA
- the LOC116194866 gene encoding uncharacterized protein LOC116194866 — MWNPLNLFRRAKTEEPPPMVLVPPLFDFPPLPARTRMLESAYNTLFGKIPLKCLFEDYFEDAGHFSTRILLKPIDDPKVDLVATIAGPLDHKPDERIAGNALFRWQRDIDDPNTFVDLFVSNSDPILRVRSCAYYPKYGFGAFGTFPLLLTKSPTFSNDFGILGLRYGSGNLSFGASAAPFSSIDELPRIAWLVSRMGRVTAGVQYEPIYENVDGAKYKNLMNWSCAIGYGVGTGSPLSPSFNFNLEFARSSEFIASFYQHVVVQRRVKNPREEKDVVGITNYIDFGFELHTRLDDPNQPEDGKLGSESTFQVAASWQANKNLLVKGKVGPLSSSVALAFKSWWKPSFTFSISATRDRMTGTVAHGFGVRIENLREASYQRADPNFVMLTPTKEHQAEGMVWKMGNRPMFQSDLNSGNFESLPRELRPYEKIL; from the exons ATGTGGAATCCGCTCAATCTGTTCCGCAGGGCTAAGACGGAGGAGCCGCCGCCGATGGTTCTCGTGCCGCCTCTCTTCGACTTCCCGCCCCTCCCTGCTCGTACGAG AATGTTGGAGTCGGCGTATAATACGTTGTTTGGGAAGATTCCTTTAAAATGTCTTTTTGAGGATTATTTTGAGGATGCTGGGCATTTCAGCACTAGGATTTTGCTAAAGCCAATTGACGATCCTAAGGTGGATCTGGTTGCAACA ATTGCAGGTCCATTAGATCATAAGCCGGATGAGAGAATTGCAGGGAATGCGCTATTCCGTTGGCAAAG GGATATTGATGATCCTAACACGTTCGTGGACCTCTTTGTATCCAACTCTGATCC GATTTTGCGGGTGAGATCATGTGCTTACTATCCTAAATATGGGTTCGGAGCATTTGGCACTTTTCCATTGTTGCTAACGAAGAG CCCAACATTTTCTAATGATTTTGGTATCCTGGGTTTGAGATACGGCTCAGGAAATTTATCTTTCGGAGCCTCCGCAGCCCCTTTTTCTT CAATTGACGAATTGCCAAGGATTGCCTGGCTGGTGAGCAGGATGGGAAGAGTTACTGCTGGGGTGCAATATGAACCAATAT ATGAAAATgttgatggtgcaaaatataaaaacttgATGAATTGGAGTTGTGCAATTGGCTATGGAGTGGGAACAGGCAGTCCCTTGAGCCCTtcattcaatttcaatttggaATTTGCTAGAAGTTCTGAG TTCATTGCCTCCTTCTATCAACATGTGGTGGTCCAGCGACGG GTAAAGAACCCCCGTGAGGAAAAGGATGTAGTCGGGATCACGAACTATATAGATTTTGGTTTTGAATTACATACAAG GCTCGATGATCCTAATCAACCAGAGGATGGAAAACTAGGTTCTGAATCGACATTTCAAGTGGCTGCTTCCTGGCAGGCTAATAAGAACTTACTGGTGAAG GGGAAGGTCGGGCCCCTCAGTTCCTCTGTGGCTTTGGCATTCAAGTCGTGGTGGAAACCTTCGTTTACTTTCAGCATTTCAG CTACCAGAGATCGTATGACTGGAACAGTAGCTCATGGTTTCGGTGTTCGCATTGAGAATCTCCGAGAAGCCAG CTACCAAAGAGCTGATCCAAACTTCGTAATGCTGACACCGACCAAGGAGCACCAAGCGGAGGGCATGGTATGGAAAATGGGGAACCGGCCAATGTTCCAATCCGACTTAAATTCTGGGAACTTCGAGAGCTTGCCAAGGGAGTTGAGACCATACGAGAaaatattgtaa
- the LOC116194867 gene encoding carbonic anhydrase 2-like isoform X1, whose product MEGYPLEASTKALALERPGSFDPVEAIKHGFLHFKREKFDKFPEFYEELAKGQNPKFMVFACSDSRVNPSHVLNFHPGDAFSFRNIANMVPPYDQTRYSGVGAALEYGVKHLGVGLYRCSELNCKTNLTVECILVFGHSLCGGIEGLMSLPADGSTSTDFIQDWVKIGLPAKNKVLAEHENEPFPIQCKHCEKEAVNTSLANLLSYPFVRDRLIKGTLALKGGYYDFVHGRFDLWGLEFRVHHDLSI is encoded by the exons ATGGAGGGGTACCCATTGGAGGCATCAACTAAAGCTTTGGCTTTGGAGAGGCCAGGGTCCTTCGACCCTGTGGAGGCCATTAAACATGGCTTCCTCCACTTCAAGAGGGAGAAATTCGA CAAATTCCCTGAATTCTACGAAGAACTAGCCAAAGGTCAGAATCCCAAG TTTATGGTCTTTGCATGCTCGGATTCTCGAGTCAACCCGTCCCACGTCCTCAATTTCCATCCCGGCGACGCTTTCTCTTTCAGAAACATAGCCAACATGGTCCCACCTTATGATCAG ACTAGGTACTCCGGAGTCGGGGCTGCCCTCGAATATGGAGTAAAGCACCTCGGGGTAGGGTTGTACCGCTGTTCAGAGTTGAACTGTAAAACGAACTTAACA GTTGAGTGCATTCTTGTATTTGGGCACAGTCTCTGTGGCGGCATAGAGGGCCTCATGTCCCTTCCGGCCGATGGGTCCACATCCAC TGATTTCATCCAAGATTGGGTCAAAATTGGTTTACCTGCCAAAAACAAGGTCCTAGCAGAACATGAAAATGAGCCATTCCCGATTCAGTGTAAACACTGTGAGAAG GAGGCAGTGAACACATCGTTAGCGAACCTGCTGAGCTACCCTTTTGTCAGGGACAGGTTGATAAAGGGGACTCTGGCACTGAAGGGGGGCTACTACGACTTTGTCCACGGACGTTTCGATCTCTGGGGGCTCGAGTTCAGGGTCCATCATGACCTCTCCATATGA
- the LOC116197071 gene encoding phosphoglucan phosphatase LSF1, chloroplastic isoform X3 — MQLYVRMMLKEKMGSFSLVLERPFFAFPLHRLQQLSDLDLLYNNGHVPIATWNKNVLVSNLQTSEGGGNSGFVMFSSRFLSPQGWELLSNQNGQIQPQLMQKNVLPPTFKPLVCIFSEEEAGDGEWAYGNFPLEEYIRALERSEGELYYDHSLGMQYSKITEQIYVGSCIQTDMDVDTLSNVVGITAILNFQSATEAENWGINSISINESCQRCNVLMINYPIRESDSFDMRKKLPFSVGLMLRLLKKNHRVYVTCTTGLDRSPACVIAYLHWMTDTSLHAAYNFVTSLHSCKPDRPAIAWATWDLIAMVERSKHDGPATHAVTFVWNGHEGEDVNLVGDFTGNWKEPIKAAHKGGSRYEVEVRLPQGKYYYKYIVNGQWRHSTASPAERDESGNVNNVILVGDTASVRPLVQQQKKDANIVKVIERPLTESERFMLAKAARCIAFSICPLRLAPK; from the exons TTCCTATCGCCACTTGGAACAAAAATGTGCTGGTGTCTAACTTGCAAACCTCTGAAGGTGGTGGCAATTCTGGGTTTGTGATGTTCTCATCAAGGTTTTTGTCACCACAAGGATGGGAGTTACTTAGTAATCAAAATGGACAGATTCAGCCACAATTGATGCAGAAGAACGTTCTACCTCCAACATTTAAGCCGCTTGTTTGCATTTTCTCCGAAGAGGAAGCTGGAGATGGAGAATGGGCTTATGGGAACTTTCCATTAGAAGAGTACATTAGAGCACTAGAACGTTCTGAAGGCGAGCTGTACTATGATCACTCTCTTGGTATGCAGTACAGTAAG ATTACAGAGCAAATATACGTCGGGTCATGCATACAAACAGATATGGATGTTGATACTCTATCAAATGTTGTG GGGATCACAGCTATACTGAATTTCCAAAGTGCAACTGAAGCAGAAAATTGGGGCATCAATTCAATATCAATTAATGAGTCTTGCCAAAGATGTAATGTTCTTATGATCAACTATCCAATAAG GGAGTCAGATTCGTTTGATATGAGAAAGAAGCTGCCATTTTCAGTTGGGCTCATGCTACGCTTGTTAAAAAAGAACCATCGCGTGTATGTCACTTGCACTACGGGTTTGGATCGGTCACCTGCATGTGTAATTGCTTATCTGCATTGGATGACAGATACTTCTCTCCATGCAGCATACAACTTTGTTACCAGTTTGCACTCTTGCAAGCCTGACAG GCCAGCAATTGCATGGGCAACATGGGACCTTATAGCCATGGTAGAAAGAAGCAAGCACGATGGACCTGCAACACATGCTGTGACTTTTGTATGGAACGGACATGAG GGGGAGGATGTAAACCTGGTTGGTGATTTTACTGGGAACTGGAAGGAACCAATTAAGGCTGCCCACAAGGGTGGATCAAGATATGAAGTCGAAGTTAGACTGCCACAAGGAAA GTACTATTACAAGTATATTGTCAATGGACAGTGGCGGCATTCTACGGCATCACCTGCTGAGAGGGATGAAAGTGGCAATGTTAACAATGTGATCTTGGTAGGTGATACTGCAAGTGTGAGACCTTTGGTTCAACAACAGAAGAAG GATGCCAACATTGTGAAGGTAATTGAAAGACCGTTGACAGAGAGTGAGCGCTTCATGCTGGCAAAGGCTGCTCGGTGCATCGCATTCTCCATCTGTCCTCTCAGATTGGCTCCTAAGTAA